The Deinococcus sp. KNUC1210 nucleotide sequence AGGTGGCATACCGCGAGACCATCACCAAGGCTGTGGACGTGGAAGGTAAGTTCGTGCGTCAGTCGGGTGGACGTGGACAGTTCGGTCACGTCAAGATCAAGGCCGAGCCGCTTCCGCCGGGCAGTGGATTCGTGTTCGAGAACGCCGTGGTCGGCGGCACCGTTCCCCGCGAATACGTCAAGCCCGCGCAGAACGGTATCGAAGAGGCCATGCAGAGCGGTCCGATGCTGGGCTTCCCGGTCGTGGATATGAAGGTTTCGCTGTATGACGGCTCGTACCACGAAGTCGACTCGTCGGAAATGGCCTTCAAGATCGCGGGCAGCATGGCGCTCAAGGAAGCCGTCCAGAAGGGTGCTCCTGCGCTGCTGGAGCCGATCATGCGCGTCGAAGTGACCGTCCCTGACGACTTCATGGGCGACATCATCGGCGACCTGAACAGCCGCCGTGGTCAGATTCAGGGCATGGAAGCGCGTGGTAACGCTCAGATCGTCAAGGCCTTCGTGCCGCTGAGCGAGATGTTCGGCTACGCCACCGACATGCGCTCGATGACCCAGGGCCGCGCCAGCTACAGCATGTTCTTCGACCACTACACCCAGGTGCCCGGCAACATCGCCACCGCCCTGATGAAGAAGTAACGACAGCCACAAGCAGGTAAAAGCGGGCGACTCCAGCAGTGGGGTCGCCCGCTTTCTTGAGTGGAGTCGGCTTATTTTGGAGATGCGCCCCAGACATTTGGCGTGCGAATGCTGTCTCTGAAAAACCAGAAAAAGGATACAGATTCAGCACAGGAATCAGCAGGAGCAGGATCAGCCAGCCGCCTTTCCCGGTATCGTGCAGTCGTCGCACGCAGAGAGCCAGCAGAGGAATGGTTGTGGCAAGCGTATAAGTCCCGCTCAGGTAGCCGATATCGAAGTGCTTGAAATCAAGGCCGAGTTTGCTGTCAACGAGCAGCAGCGCAACAAAGAGCAGGTTATTGATGACCACGAAGAGCCAGAAGTCTCGCCTCCGAGTTCGGTCGTCAAAGTTGGTGTAGTTTTTGAGTGCTGTCAGATACGAATGCATACCGGATCCTTTTGGAGCTTTTTCATGGGCGAAAGTTACACTGTCACTATGGCAAAAACGATGCTGGTCGTCGGCGCAGGTGAGGGCATCGGGCTGGCTGTGGCTCGCCGGTTTCAGGCAGCGGGTTTTCTGATCGCGCTGTCGGCCAGAAATCTGGCCCGCATCGAGGCCGATGCCCGGGAGTTGGGCGGGCATGCCTACGCTGCCGATGCGGGCGATTTTGACGCTGTGCGCGGGGTGGTGGCGCAGGCAGAGCGCGATCTGGGTGGGCTGGACGTGCTGGTGTACAACGTGGCCGTGCCCAACTGGAAGCCTGCCAGCGAGGTGAGCACCGAAGAGCTGCTGCACGACTTCCGGGCGAATGTGGGCGGCGCACACGCGGCGATTCTGGCGGCGCTGCCCAGCCTGAAAGCGCGTGGCGGCTCGGTCCTGCTGACCGGAGGCGGACTGGCGCTGTATCCGGGGGCGCAGGCCGGATCGCTGGCGGTGGGAAAAGCAGGTCTGCGCTCGCTGGCCCGCAGTCTGCACGCCGAACTGGGGGCGCAGGGCGTACATGTCGGCACGGTCACGGTGATGGGACTGGTGGCCGACGATCAGCCGATCACGGCAGCGGGTGTGGCCGACGCCTTCTGGATGCTGTATCAGGACCGTGCCGCCGAGGTGCAGTACCGGGGCTGAAGGCAGCCGAGTGCAGCCCAGGCACGCCCGGCAGAAGCGTGATATGTCATCATCTGTTCAGCAGGTGCCTGCTGAAGGAACTTGTATGCAGCAAGCGTCAGGAGTGGCGCTTGATTTCTTTTGACCTCCGGCCTGCAAAGACTGCTTTCTCCTTGGTCCGGTTTCTACGTTCGTTCTGGGTTTTCAGGAGGCACATGACTGCAAACGCCGCCCCCCCGCCCCCGTGCTCGAACTGAGGGGAATCACCAAACGCTTTCCCGGCGTGACGGCCAACGACGCGGTCAGCCTGCACATCAACGCGGGTGAAGTGCTGGCGCTGCTCGGCGAGAACGGTGCGGGCAAAAGTACGCTGATCTCGATCATGTATGGTCTGTACCGCCCCGACGAGGGTGAACTGCTGCTGAACGGGCAGCGTGTGAGTGTGACCTCGCCCGCCCACGCCCTGCGGCTGGGCATCGGGCTGGTGCCGCAGCATCCGATGCTGGTGTCCCGGCACACCGTCGCAGAAAATCTGGCGCTGGGTGCAGGGTCGGTGCTGTTTCCGGCCAGGGGCATTCGCGGGCGCATTGCCGAACTCAGCGGCCGGTACGGTTTGGCGGTCAATCCCGATGCCCGCATCAGTACGCTGGCTCCCGGCGAAAAACAGCGGGTCGAAATTCTGCGCTCGCTGCTGCGCGGCGCAGGCGTGCTGATTCTGGATGAGCCGACCAGCGTGCTGACTCCGCAGGAAGCCGAGGGGCTCTTCCGGGTGATGCGCGAACTGAGAAACGACGGCAAATCGCTGGTGTTCATCTCGCACAAGCTCGAAGAGGTGCTGAGCGTGTGCGACCGCGTAACGGTGCTGCGCCGGGGCAAGGTGGTGGGCCACGCCGACACCATCAACTCGACCAAAGAGAGTCTGGCCGAGCTGATGGTGGGAAAGAGCGTGAATTTCGAGCGCAAGCGCGGTGACGCCGTGATAGAGGGTGCGCCGCTGCTGACCGTCACCGGGCTGAGTGCCCAGAACAGCCGGGGTCTGCCCGCGCTGAAGGACGTGAATTTTACGCTGCGGCGCGGCGAGGTCATCGGAGTGGCGGGCGTGGCGGGCAACGGACAGAGCGAGCTGATCGAGGTGCTGTCGGGCCTGCTCGCGCCGAGCGCCGGAACGATGGTGCTGGACGGGAAAGCGCTGGCGGGCACGCCTGCCGAGCTGTTTTCCCGTGGCGTGGCGCATATTCCCGAAGACCGCATTCATATGGGAACGGTGCCCAGCATGACCGTTTCCGAGAATATGGCGCTGCGCGAGTACCAGCAGCCGCCCTACAGCAGCGGCCTGATGCGGAATCTGAAGGCGCAGGACGAGCGTGCCGAGCGCGAGGTAAAGGCCTACCAGATCGCCACGCCCAGCATTCACACCACCTCGCGGCTGCTGTCGGGCGGCAACATCCAGAAGGTCATTCTGGCGCGTGAGCTGGCCGGAAATCCGCAGCTGATCCTGGCAGTGCACCCGACCTATGGCCTGGATATCGGGGCCACCGATCAGGTGCATACCGTGCTGCTGCAAAAGACCGAGAGCGGGGCGGGCGTGCTGATCGTGTCCGAGGACCTGGAGGAACTGATGAGTCTGTCTGACCGGATTGCCGTGCTGTATCACGGAGAACTGCTGGGGCCGTATCCGGTACAGGACGTGACCCGTGAACGCCTGGGCCTGCTGATGACCGGCGGCAGCGGAGCGGCGCACGGCACAGGCGGCGGCGACCTCAGTGAAGCGCGGCCTACGCCAGCCGGACTGCCAGGGGGGCTGGCTTGATCCGGCTGGTACAGCTTGCCAGCCCCGGGCGCTACCGCCCGCTGTGGGTATCGCTGGGTGCACTGGTGGTGGCGCTGCTGATCGCGGGCATCATCTTCGCGACCTACGGAGTTTCGCCGCTGGAGGCTTACGGCAGCATGCTTCAGGGCACCCTGCTCGATCCGCAGGGGAGAGCAGAGGTGCTGCGCCGGGCCGCCCCACTGCTGCTGACCGGCGCGGGCCTGACGCTGGCCTTCCGGGCGCAGTTCTTCAACATCGGTGCAGAGGGGCAGATCGTGATCGGGGCGATCTTTGCGGGAGGGGTGGCGCTGTTCACTCCGCTGCCCGGCCTGCTGATGCCCATCGGCATGTTCGTGGCAGGCTTCGTGGGCGGCGGACTCTATGCGCTGCTGGCCGCGTGGCTGCGAACCCGCCTCAGGGTCAACGAGATTCTCTCCACGCTGATGCTCAACTACGTCGCCACCTACCTGATGATCTATCTGATCGCCGGGCCGTGGAAAGGCAAGAACGTGCGCGGCTTCATCACCTCCGACACCTTCCCGGCGCAGGGGCAGCTCGCCACCTTTCCCGGCACCCAGGTCGGCATCGCCACGGTGGTGCTGGGTGTGGTCCTCGCGGTCGGTCTTCAGATTCTGCTGTCACGCACCACGCGGGGTTTCGAGCTGCGCGTGGTGGGCGAGAACCCCGGCGCGGCCCGGTACGCGGGCATCAGCGTGGCGCGGGTCGTCACCTTCATGGCCCTGATTACCGGCGGCATGGCAGGGCTGGCGGGCGCGGGTGAAGTGGCGGGCATCCATCACAAGCTGCTGGAACCGGGCCAGATCTCGGCCGGGTACGGCTTTACCGCCATCATCGTGGCGTGGCTGGCGCGTGGCAACCCGGCGCTGTGTCTGGTCACGTCGCTGCTGATGGGCGTGATTCTGGCGGGCGGCGACGTGCTGAAGATCAACCTGAACATGCCCTTCCGCATCGTGGACGTCTTTTCCGGTGTGATGCTGCTGACGCTGATCGCCTCCGAGATCTTCGTGCGTTACCGGGTGAAATGGGGCAGATAGTGTGCGGGCACCGCTCAGCCGCCTCGACCGGAGCACTCGGCGCTGAACTTTCCCGCAGGGCCGACCTCACAGGCCACACGTCAGAAAAAGGAGACGCATGCACGAACTACTAGACGCACTCTTCCGCGCCCTGGCCTTCGGAACGCCGCTGCTGCTGGCTTCGCTGGGCGCGATCGTCAACGAGCGGGCCGGGGTGGTCAATCTGGGGGTCGAGGGCATGATGGCGCTGGGAGCGCTGTCGGGCTTCGCGGTGGCCTACGGGGGCGGCATGGGCGGCAATCTGTGGCTGGCGGTGCTGGCAGCGATGGCGGCAGGAGCGGCGGCGGCGGCGCTGCACGCCTTTGTCACCATCACCATGCGGGCCAATCAGTTCGTGTCGGGGCTGGCCCTGACGCTGCTGGGACTGGGGG carries:
- a CDS encoding ABC transporter permease, producing the protein MIRLVQLASPGRYRPLWVSLGALVVALLIAGIIFATYGVSPLEAYGSMLQGTLLDPQGRAEVLRRAAPLLLTGAGLTLAFRAQFFNIGAEGQIVIGAIFAGGVALFTPLPGLLMPIGMFVAGFVGGGLYALLAAWLRTRLRVNEILSTLMLNYVATYLMIYLIAGPWKGKNVRGFITSDTFPAQGQLATFPGTQVGIATVVLGVVLAVGLQILLSRTTRGFELRVVGENPGAARYAGISVARVVTFMALITGGMAGLAGAGEVAGIHHKLLEPGQISAGYGFTAIIVAWLARGNPALCLVTSLLMGVILAGGDVLKINLNMPFRIVDVFSGVMLLTLIASEIFVRYRVKWGR
- a CDS encoding SDR family oxidoreductase, translating into MAKTMLVVGAGEGIGLAVARRFQAAGFLIALSARNLARIEADARELGGHAYAADAGDFDAVRGVVAQAERDLGGLDVLVYNVAVPNWKPASEVSTEELLHDFRANVGGAHAAILAALPSLKARGGSVLLTGGGLALYPGAQAGSLAVGKAGLRSLARSLHAELGAQGVHVGTVTVMGLVADDQPITAAGVADAFWMLYQDRAAEVQYRG
- a CDS encoding ABC transporter ATP-binding protein, with translation MLELRGITKRFPGVTANDAVSLHINAGEVLALLGENGAGKSTLISIMYGLYRPDEGELLLNGQRVSVTSPAHALRLGIGLVPQHPMLVSRHTVAENLALGAGSVLFPARGIRGRIAELSGRYGLAVNPDARISTLAPGEKQRVEILRSLLRGAGVLILDEPTSVLTPQEAEGLFRVMRELRNDGKSLVFISHKLEEVLSVCDRVTVLRRGKVVGHADTINSTKESLAELMVGKSVNFERKRGDAVIEGAPLLTVTGLSAQNSRGLPALKDVNFTLRRGEVIGVAGVAGNGQSELIEVLSGLLAPSAGTMVLDGKALAGTPAELFSRGVAHIPEDRIHMGTVPSMTVSENMALREYQQPPYSSGLMRNLKAQDERAEREVKAYQIATPSIHTTSRLLSGGNIQKVILARELAGNPQLILAVHPTYGLDIGATDQVHTVLLQKTESGAGVLIVSEDLEELMSLSDRIAVLYHGELLGPYPVQDVTRERLGLLMTGGSGAAHGTGGGDLSEARPTPAGLPGGLA